A stretch of the Aphis gossypii isolate Hap1 chromosome 2, ASM2018417v2, whole genome shotgun sequence genome encodes the following:
- the LOC114130319 gene encoding ring canal kelch homolog, protein MSVEEEIDPVLNPILKYSKCEPESYKNNLHKDRVFEVLQSSRNENDSFCDIKFQTDDGTIIYGHRNILASATPYFRAMFSSFGESNKDLVNIKKLDSTIFLLLIDYIYTGEIMITPENVQVVLAAADLLQLAYVKQACVEFLQKHLDPSNCLGIKVFADLHNCIELLSKCEKFIENQFLEIVKYDEFLSLSSEEVIKLISSSNIAVPFEEKIYECVLKWVKHQLNKRKHLLPNLMEHVRLPLISKEYLLENVVNEHLLKNDPKCKDYVFEALHFNLIKLVNPSSIPETIWCKPRQSLKIVLVLSWSSLKEKFITSWYDPLTNQLQIASEITNFGYSSTLCMCVVKDQFVFIVEGLSRCVYMLDTSLQPYCWVHKTYLLSSVPFLKVVVLNDSIYAICYTHNRSENTVEVFSCNTLKWQRVTSMPNNKHKFGVGVLNNYIYAVGGVNSNGMTNKSVDCYDPIKDCWFSIAQMSISRHSVGVGVLNGLMYAVGGFADNGSVLKSVEVYSPSDGVWTSIADMHLCRQNHGVVALNGLLYVIGGCQSNSDNSVEIYNPETNSWSMKTALTNKIHPFYGTVVVNKPPYL, encoded by the exons ATGTCTGTGGAAGAGGAGATAGACCCTGTACTAAATCCTATTCTAAAATACTCTAAATGTGAACCTgaaagttataaaaacaatcttCACAAAGACAGAGTGTTTGAAGTACTTCAATCTTCCCGCAATGA aaatgacagtttttgtgatattaaatttcaaacagacgatggtactataatatatggacACAGAAATATATTGGCATCAGCTACCCCTTATTTCAGAGCTATGTTTTCTAGTTTTGGTGAAAGCAATAAAGAtcttgttaatataaaaaagttagaCTCCACCATTTTCCTTCTATTGATTGACTATATTTATACAGGAGAAATCATGATCACTCCAGAAAATGtacag GTTGTGTTAGCAGCTGCAGATCTCTTACAGTTAGCCTATGTTAAACAAGCATGTGTtgagtttttacaaaaacatctGGATCCATCAAATTGTCTTGGTATTAAAGTATTTGCTGACTTACACAACTGTATAGAACTGTTGtcaaaatgtgaaaaatttattgaaaatcagttttt agaGATAGTTAAATATGATGAGTTTTTATCTTTATCATCCGAAGAAGTGATTAAGTTAATCTCCTCCAGTAACATTGCTGTTCCATTTGAAGAAAAA atatatgaATGTGTTCTTAAATGGGTAAAACATCAATTGAATAAGAGAAAACATTTGTTACCCAATCTAATGGAACATGTGCGTTTGCCATTAATTTCAAAAgagtatttattagaaaatgtaGTTAATGAACATCTTCTAAAAAATGATcctaaat gTAAAGATTATGTATTTGAAgcattacattttaacttaattaagtTGGTAAATCCTTCCTCTATTCCAGAAACGATTTGGTGTAAACCTAGACAGTCACTAAAA ATTGTTTTAGTGTTAAGTTGGTCCAGTTTAAAAGAGAAGTTTATTACAAGCTGGTACGACCCATTAACCAACCAATTGCAGATTGCATCAGAAATAACTAACTTCGGTTACTCATCTACTTTGTGCATGTGCGTTGTAAAAGATCAATTTGTGTTTATTGTGGAAGGTCTATCTCGGTGTGTTTATATGTTAGATACATCCTTACAACCATACTGTTGGGTTCACAAAACATATTTGTTAAGTAGTGtaccatttttaaaagttgttgTATTAAATGATAGTATATATGCAATATGTTATACCCATAATCGTAGTGAAAATACTGTAGAAGTTTTTAGCTGCAATACTCTAAAATGGCAAAGGGTAACAAGTATGCctaataacaaacataaatttgGTGTTGGAGTGCTCAATAACTACATATAtgca gtAGGAGGTGTTAATAGTAATGGTATGACTAATAAATCTGTTGATTGTTATGATCCCATTAAAGACTGTTGGTTCTCAATTGCACAAATGTCAATTAGCCGGCATAGTGTTGGTGTAGGAGTTTTGAACGGTTTAATGTATGCTGTTGGTGGATTTGCTGATAATGGATCTGTTCTTAAAAGTGTTGAAGTTTATAGTCCCAGTGATGGAGTTTGGACATCGATTGCTGATATGCATTTGTGCCGACAAAACCATG gaGTAGTAGCATTGAATGgtttattgtatgttattgGAGGTTGTCAATCTAATTCTGACAATTCTGTTGAAATCTATAATCCTGAAACCAATTCCTGGTCAATGAAAACAgcattaactaataaaattcatcCGTTTTATGGAACAGTGGTCGTTAATAAACcaccatatttataa